A window of the Streptomyces sp. NBC_00454 genome harbors these coding sequences:
- the cobT gene encoding nicotinate-nucleotide--dimethylbenzimidazole phosphoribosyltransferase, which translates to MTMLNLDDFSDLIERPDGGVRRDAEERRERQAVPVGALGRLDELAEWLAAAQGQVPVKPIERPRVVLFAADHGIAAQGVSVRPAGSAHELVRAVLDGTSPVGILAARFGASVRIVDAGLDCHLDLLPQEITKHRVRRGSGRIDIEDALTAEEASAALRLGMQIADEEADSGTDLIVLGDLSVGGTTVAAVLVAALCGTDASVVTGRGGVPVDDLTWMRKCAAIRDSLRRARPVLGDQVALLAAVGGADFAAITGFLLQCAVRRTPVILDGVVSAACGLVAQRAAFRAPDWWLAGQASGEPGQAKALDRMALNPVLDHGVTVGEGTGALLALPLVQAAAALAAELPERVQEPTE; encoded by the coding sequence ATGACCATGCTGAATCTCGACGACTTCTCCGATCTGATCGAACGCCCCGACGGGGGCGTACGGCGTGATGCCGAGGAACGCCGTGAGCGGCAGGCCGTACCGGTCGGGGCGCTGGGGCGGCTCGACGAGCTCGCCGAGTGGCTCGCGGCCGCGCAGGGGCAGGTGCCGGTCAAGCCGATCGAGCGGCCGCGCGTCGTACTGTTCGCGGCCGACCACGGGATCGCCGCCCAGGGGGTGTCCGTCCGGCCCGCCGGCAGCGCCCACGAGCTGGTGCGGGCCGTGCTCGACGGGACGAGCCCGGTGGGCATCCTGGCCGCGCGGTTCGGCGCCTCCGTACGGATCGTCGACGCGGGCCTGGACTGCCATCTCGATCTGCTGCCGCAGGAGATCACCAAGCACCGCGTCCGGCGCGGCAGCGGGCGGATCGACATCGAGGACGCGCTGACGGCCGAGGAGGCCTCGGCCGCGCTGCGCCTCGGCATGCAGATCGCCGACGAGGAGGCCGACTCCGGGACCGATCTGATCGTGCTCGGGGACCTGAGCGTCGGCGGGACCACCGTCGCCGCCGTGCTCGTCGCCGCCCTGTGCGGCACCGACGCCTCCGTGGTCACCGGCCGCGGCGGCGTACCCGTGGACGACCTGACCTGGATGCGCAAGTGCGCGGCCATCCGCGACTCGCTGCGACGCGCCCGGCCGGTCCTCGGGGATCAGGTCGCACTGCTGGCCGCCGTCGGCGGTGCGGACTTCGCCGCGATCACCGGATTCCTGCTCCAGTGCGCGGTGCGCCGTACCCCCGTCATTCTCGACGGGGTCGTCTCGGCGGCCTGCGGACTGGTGGCCCAGCGGGCCGCCTTCCGCGCCCCGGACTGGTGGCTGGCCGGGCAGGCCAGCGGGGAACCGGGCCAGGCCAAGGCCCTGGACCGGATGGCACTCAACCCGGTGCTGGACCACGGCGTCACTGTAGGAGAAGGAACCGGGGCGTTGCTCGCTCTTCCCCTCGTCCAGGCCGCCGCCGCACTCGCGGCGGAACTCCCTGAGCGGGTTCAGGAACCGACGGAATGA
- a CDS encoding phosphatidylglycerol lysyltransferase domain-containing protein: protein MGEVRLTSAETERKTDRGTGTDPNGNGKPGGGRESGRDNGGENGKDSGKDSRRGSARSRRSAGFAVWYLRAVTFVNLLSAVWVSLGQDLRRHSTADFYTPYLLTAGFASAAFSLLLTVTMGRRKRAAWILNLVLSGLLLLAFAMAAVASFTPCSGGDYEFCYPEFRGHAQNWVAFALTALFVGALLLGRREFYAKGDRSNPLLASLVASVGLLLTSLVAALIVGATNTDPDAADATFLARWRYGVMRLVTLAPDDKAYNSITTPGWVDVAINVMSTLLLLAVLFAAFRSRRAVDPLTEEDEDKLRALLAKQGDRDSLGYFALRREKSVIWSPTGKAAVTYRVVGGVSLASGDPIGDPEAWPGAIDPWLAEAREHGWVPAVMGASEEAGQIYARHGLDALELGDEAIVETDEFTLEGRAMRTVRQAYNRVKRAGYTVRIRRHADIPAEEMDVLLLRADDWRDGATERGFSMALGRLGDPGDGQCVMLECFDGNGELRAVLSFVPWGPKGLSLDLMRRDRDSENGLMEFMVIELLERSKEIGVTQVSLNFAMFRSVFERGSKLGAGPVLRMWRSLLSFFSRWWQIESLYRANAKYRPIWEPRFMLFEKSSDLLRIGIAAGRAEGFLEAPGLPKWMHRRHLESKR from the coding sequence ATGGGAGAGGTCCGTTTGACCAGCGCAGAGACCGAGCGGAAGACCGACCGAGGGACCGGTACGGATCCGAACGGCAACGGCAAACCAGGGGGCGGCCGGGAATCCGGCCGGGACAACGGCGGGGAGAACGGCAAGGACAGCGGCAAGGACAGCCGCAGGGGAAGCGCCCGATCGCGGCGCAGCGCCGGCTTCGCGGTGTGGTACCTGCGCGCCGTCACCTTCGTCAACCTGCTCAGCGCGGTGTGGGTGTCGCTCGGCCAGGACCTGCGCCGGCACAGCACCGCCGATTTCTACACCCCGTACCTGCTCACGGCGGGCTTCGCCTCCGCGGCCTTCTCGCTGCTGCTCACCGTCACCATGGGCCGCCGCAAACGCGCCGCATGGATCTTGAACCTGGTGCTCAGCGGACTGCTGCTGCTGGCGTTCGCCATGGCCGCCGTCGCCTCCTTCACCCCCTGCTCGGGCGGTGACTACGAGTTCTGCTACCCGGAGTTCCGCGGCCACGCCCAGAACTGGGTGGCCTTCGCGCTCACCGCGCTCTTCGTCGGCGCCCTGCTGCTGGGCCGCCGGGAGTTCTACGCCAAGGGCGACCGCTCCAATCCGCTGCTGGCCAGCCTCGTCGCCTCCGTCGGCCTGCTGCTGACCTCGCTGGTCGCCGCCCTGATCGTGGGCGCGACCAACACCGACCCGGACGCCGCCGACGCCACCTTCCTGGCCCGCTGGCGGTACGGCGTGATGCGCCTGGTCACCCTGGCCCCGGACGACAAGGCGTACAACTCGATCACCACCCCCGGCTGGGTGGACGTCGCCATCAACGTCATGTCCACCCTGCTGCTGCTCGCCGTGCTGTTCGCGGCCTTCCGCTCGCGCCGCGCCGTCGACCCGCTCACCGAGGAGGACGAGGACAAGCTGCGCGCGCTCCTCGCCAAGCAGGGCGACCGCGACTCCCTCGGCTACTTCGCACTGCGCCGCGAGAAGTCCGTCATCTGGTCCCCCACCGGCAAGGCCGCCGTCACCTACCGCGTCGTCGGCGGGGTCTCGCTGGCCTCCGGCGACCCGATCGGCGACCCCGAGGCCTGGCCCGGAGCCATCGACCCGTGGCTGGCCGAGGCCCGCGAACACGGCTGGGTGCCCGCGGTGATGGGCGCCAGCGAGGAGGCCGGGCAGATCTACGCCCGGCACGGACTCGACGCCCTGGAGCTCGGCGACGAGGCGATCGTGGAGACCGACGAGTTCACCCTGGAGGGCCGCGCCATGCGCACCGTCCGCCAGGCGTACAACCGCGTCAAGCGGGCCGGGTACACCGTCCGCATCCGCCGCCACGCCGACATCCCGGCCGAGGAGATGGACGTACTCCTGCTGCGCGCCGACGACTGGCGCGACGGCGCGACCGAGCGCGGCTTCTCCATGGCGCTGGGCCGACTGGGCGACCCCGGCGACGGCCAGTGCGTGATGCTGGAGTGCTTCGACGGCAACGGAGAACTGCGCGCCGTGCTGTCCTTCGTCCCGTGGGGACCCAAGGGCCTGTCGCTGGACCTGATGCGCCGCGACCGCGATTCCGAGAACGGTCTGATGGAGTTCATGGTCATCGAACTCCTGGAACGCTCAAAGGAGATCGGGGTCACACAGGTCTCGCTGAACTTCGCGATGTTCCGTTCCGTCTTCGAGCGTGGGTCGAAGCTCGGCGCCGGTCCGGTGCTGCGCATGTGGCGCTCGCTGCTGAGCTTCTTCTCGCGCTGGTGGCAGATCGAGTCCCTCTACCGGGCCAACGCCAAATACCGGCCGATCTGGGAACCGCGGTTCATGCTCTTCGAGAAGAGTTCGGACCTGCTGCGGATCGGTATCGCGGCGGGCCGGGCCGAGGGCTTCCTGGAAGCCCCCGGCCTTCCGAAGTGGATGCACCGCAGACATCTGGAGAGCAAGCGTTGA
- a CDS encoding sensor histidine kinase, with product MTTELGPFARTRRWMRDHPLATDAVLALGALVSMVVGSFADPHGAHGPTFGTRTPATFSLVLMVFGAAALVFRRRRPRVVLAVTIGLSLLELTTGEPRAPVAMCTVIALYTLASRTDRPTTWRVGVLTMSGLTAVAMLSGPLPWYAQENIGIFAWTGMAAAAGDAVRSRRAFIDAIRERAERAERTRDEEARRRVAEERLRIARDLHDVVAHHIALVNVQAGVAAHVMDKRPDQAKEALAHVRDASRSALNELRATVGLLRQSGDPEAPTEPAPGLAVLDDLVDTFRNAGLPVKVMVQLGRPDVAAPLPAAVDLAAYRVIQEALTNVRKHAGPGASAEVSVVRVGGSVEVTVLDDGGSPADAAAEPPDEGGGHGLLGMRERAVALNGSCFAGPRFGGGYRVHAILPVG from the coding sequence GTGACGACAGAGCTCGGGCCGTTCGCCCGCACGCGGCGGTGGATGCGGGACCATCCGCTGGCCACCGATGCCGTACTCGCGCTCGGGGCGCTCGTCTCCATGGTCGTCGGATCCTTCGCCGACCCGCACGGCGCCCACGGGCCGACCTTCGGGACGCGCACCCCCGCGACGTTCTCGCTGGTCCTCATGGTGTTCGGCGCGGCCGCCCTGGTGTTCCGGCGCCGGCGGCCGCGGGTGGTGCTGGCCGTGACGATCGGCCTGTCGCTGCTGGAGCTGACCACCGGGGAGCCCCGGGCGCCCGTCGCCATGTGCACGGTGATCGCCCTGTACACGCTGGCCTCCCGCACCGACCGGCCCACCACCTGGCGGGTCGGCGTCCTGACCATGTCCGGGCTGACGGCCGTGGCCATGCTCTCCGGCCCGCTGCCCTGGTACGCCCAGGAGAACATCGGGATCTTCGCCTGGACCGGCATGGCCGCGGCCGCCGGGGACGCGGTGCGCAGCCGCCGCGCCTTCATCGATGCGATCCGGGAGCGGGCGGAGCGCGCCGAGCGGACCCGCGACGAGGAGGCCCGGCGCCGGGTGGCCGAGGAGCGGCTGCGGATCGCCCGGGACCTCCACGACGTGGTGGCCCACCACATCGCCCTGGTCAACGTCCAGGCCGGGGTGGCCGCACACGTCATGGACAAGCGCCCGGACCAGGCGAAGGAAGCACTGGCCCACGTCCGCGACGCCAGCCGCTCCGCGCTCAACGAGCTGAGGGCGACGGTGGGGCTGCTGCGCCAGTCCGGCGATCCCGAGGCTCCGACCGAGCCGGCGCCGGGACTGGCGGTCCTGGACGACCTCGTCGACACCTTCCGCAACGCCGGGCTCCCGGTGAAGGTCATGGTGCAGCTGGGCCGGCCCGACGTCGCGGCTCCCCTGCCCGCCGCCGTGGACCTGGCCGCGTACCGGGTGATCCAGGAGGCGCTGACCAACGTGCGCAAGCACGCGGGCCCCGGAGCCAGTGCCGAGGTCAGTGTGGTCCGGGTGGGCGGGTCCGTCGAGGTGACCGTGCTGGACGACGGCGGCTCCCCGGCGGACGCGGCGGCCGAACCCCCGGACGAGGGCGGCGGCCACGGCCTGCTCGGCATGCGCGAACGCGCCGTGGCCCTGAACGGCTCCTGCTTCGCCGGCCCCCGCTTCGGCGGCGGCTACCGGGTGCACGCGATCCTGCCGGTGGGCTGA
- a CDS encoding anthrone oxygenase family protein, with protein sequence MLNALEVVTTVVVGLMVGVEFSVLFIMNRILDALPEDSGQLGHAHGGRMLGALMPFWYIGSLVLSAIWAVAGWHHHGAGLVVTAAGLLILSVLMSVLLLVPINNRNKTWTPENRPADWKEQLDRWNRYHYVRVAVIVAAFTLLVCALV encoded by the coding sequence ATGCTCAACGCACTCGAGGTCGTCACCACCGTCGTCGTCGGCCTGATGGTGGGAGTGGAGTTCTCCGTCCTCTTCATCATGAACCGGATCCTGGACGCGCTCCCCGAGGACAGCGGCCAGCTCGGCCACGCCCACGGCGGCCGGATGCTCGGCGCCCTGATGCCGTTCTGGTACATCGGCTCGCTCGTCCTCAGCGCGATCTGGGCCGTTGCCGGATGGCACCACCACGGCGCCGGACTCGTCGTCACCGCTGCCGGACTGCTGATCCTGAGCGTGCTCATGTCGGTCCTGCTGCTCGTCCCGATCAACAACCGGAACAAGACCTGGACCCCCGAGAACCGGCCCGCCGACTGGAAGGAGCAGCTGGACCGCTGGAACCGCTACCACTACGTCCGCGTCGCCGTCATCGTCGCCGCGTTCACCCTGCTGGTCTGCGCCCTCGTCTGA
- a CDS encoding TetR/AcrR family transcriptional regulator codes for MSVRERKERDRAERERLIVATARELAEQQGWDAVTTRRLAERIEYSQPVLYSHFRGKREIIGAVALEGAVELAAAVRAAASAANGPRERVAALARAYLDFAEHHPAVYDALFQLDGGLAYAREDTPEPLKDAFAALLECLAEVAGDGVHPGMFTEVFWAALHGLATLTRTGRLLPGDAGPRVELLVDRLAMV; via the coding sequence ATGTCAGTCAGGGAACGCAAGGAGCGCGACCGGGCGGAGCGCGAGCGCCTCATCGTGGCGACGGCCCGCGAACTCGCCGAGCAGCAGGGCTGGGACGCCGTCACCACCCGCCGGCTCGCCGAGCGCATCGAATACAGCCAGCCCGTCCTCTACAGCCACTTCCGCGGCAAGCGCGAGATCATCGGCGCCGTCGCCCTGGAAGGCGCCGTCGAGCTGGCCGCGGCGGTGCGGGCCGCGGCCTCCGCAGCGAACGGCCCCCGCGAGCGGGTCGCCGCCCTCGCCCGCGCCTACCTCGACTTCGCCGAGCACCACCCGGCGGTCTACGACGCCTTGTTCCAGCTCGACGGCGGCCTGGCGTACGCGCGGGAGGACACCCCCGAGCCGCTGAAGGACGCCTTCGCCGCCCTGCTCGAGTGCCTCGCCGAGGTCGCCGGCGACGGGGTCCACCCGGGGATGTTCACCGAGGTGTTCTGGGCGGCCCTGCACGGCCTGGCGACCCTGACCCGCACGGGCCGCCTGCTGCCCGGGGACGCCGGGCCGAGGGTGGAGCTGTTGGTGGACCGGCTCGCCATGGTCTAG
- a CDS encoding endo alpha-1,4 polygalactosaminidase has protein sequence MKRPSPRRRLLVLVPLLLLAACTSSPGDGEEEQPDDLSPAPAPGERWQPAPGVSWQWQLTGKLDTSVKAAVYDVDGFTTTKEQVAELKKAGRRTICYLSTGAWEDFRPDAEAFPQSMRGEGNGWEGERWLDVRRLAELEPLIGKRFDMCREKGFDAVEPDNMDGYRNKSGFPLTAEDQLKYNRLIAKLAHDRGMSVGLKNDLDQIPQLVGEFDFAVNEQCMQYEECDRVAPFVEAGKAVFHVEYEKPLAQWCPKAREAKLSSLQKKSELGVWREVCR, from the coding sequence ATGAAGCGCCCGTCGCCGCGCCGCCGCCTGCTGGTCCTCGTACCGCTCCTGCTCCTCGCGGCCTGTACCTCTTCCCCCGGGGACGGGGAGGAGGAGCAGCCGGACGACCTCTCGCCCGCCCCGGCGCCGGGGGAGCGCTGGCAGCCCGCGCCCGGGGTGAGCTGGCAGTGGCAGCTCACCGGGAAGCTGGACACCTCGGTGAAGGCCGCCGTCTACGACGTCGACGGGTTCACCACCACCAAGGAGCAGGTCGCCGAGTTGAAGAAGGCCGGCCGGCGGACCATCTGCTACCTGTCCACCGGTGCCTGGGAGGACTTCCGGCCGGACGCCGAGGCCTTCCCGCAGTCGATGCGCGGGGAGGGCAACGGCTGGGAGGGCGAGCGCTGGCTGGACGTCCGGCGGCTCGCCGAACTGGAACCGCTGATCGGCAAGCGGTTCGACATGTGCCGGGAGAAGGGCTTCGACGCGGTGGAGCCCGACAACATGGACGGCTACCGGAACAAGTCCGGCTTCCCGCTGACGGCCGAGGACCAGCTGAAGTACAACCGGCTGATCGCGAAGCTGGCGCACGACCGGGGCATGTCGGTGGGGCTGAAGAACGACCTGGACCAGATCCCGCAGCTGGTGGGGGAGTTCGACTTCGCGGTCAACGAGCAGTGCATGCAGTACGAGGAGTGCGACCGGGTCGCGCCCTTCGTGGAGGCGGGCAAGGCCGTCTTCCACGTGGAGTACGAGAAGCCGCTCGCGCAGTGGTGCCCGAAGGCCCGGGAGGCGAAGCTCAGCTCGCTGCAGAAGAAGTCCGAGCTGGGGGTGTGGCGCGAGGTCTGCCGCTAG
- a CDS encoding spherulation-specific family 4 protein, giving the protein MLLVPLYEHPADRPEDWELLIRSAGRLHSVVLNPDSGPGDAPDERFAAVAERLRDAGVPVLGYADTDYGRRPHAAVVQDLLRHRDWYATDGVFLDQAAADPEFLPHYARLAVAARAAGARTVVLNHGVHPHPGYAELADLLVTFEGPWDAYRDAAAVPPWTADHPAQRFCHLVYAVPPGAPAAELAEQLALERGAGVHCAVPGTGAHPWGTLPYALEAAG; this is encoded by the coding sequence ATGCTGCTGGTGCCCCTCTACGAGCACCCCGCCGACCGGCCCGAGGACTGGGAGCTGCTCATCCGCTCCGCGGGCCGGCTGCACTCGGTGGTGCTCAACCCCGACAGCGGGCCGGGCGACGCCCCCGACGAGCGGTTCGCCGCCGTCGCCGAGCGGCTGCGCGACGCCGGGGTGCCCGTCCTGGGGTACGCCGACACCGACTACGGGCGCCGCCCGCACGCCGCGGTCGTCCAGGATCTGCTGCGTCACCGGGACTGGTACGCCACCGACGGGGTCTTCCTGGACCAGGCCGCCGCGGACCCGGAGTTCCTGCCGCACTACGCGCGGCTCGCCGTCGCCGCGCGGGCCGCCGGGGCCCGTACCGTCGTCCTCAACCACGGAGTGCACCCGCACCCCGGATACGCCGAACTCGCCGACCTGCTCGTCACCTTCGAGGGGCCCTGGGACGCCTACCGGGACGCGGCCGCGGTACCGCCGTGGACCGCCGACCACCCCGCCCAGCGGTTCTGCCACCTGGTGTACGCCGTCCCGCCGGGCGCCCCGGCCGCCGAACTCGCCGAGCAGCTGGCGCTGGAGCGGGGCGCGGGGGTGCACTGCGCGGTCCCCGGGACCGGCGCGCACCCGTGGGGGACCCTGCCGTACGCCCTGGAGGCCGCCGGATGA
- the pelF gene encoding GT4 family glycosyltransferase PelF, producing the protein MSHGRHVTMLTEGTYPHVHGGVSTWCDQLVRGMPEVDFNVIALTGSGREPVTWELPRNVYRHTAVPLWGPPPARRLRSGLRGKAQRRFTEIYETFLLSLLDPARGGFSDSLRELALLARAGRLAPALRSESVLRLLMEVWTRPGLLTAEAEPTIHDALTATDLLEHALRPLSVRIPPDSVAHAVSSGLATLPALAAKYLDKVPFLLTEHGIYLRERYLGYRSAEQRWPVKALMLGFYRELNTEGYRQADLITPCNQYNRRWEERGGADSERIRTVYNGVDPHAFPEAGPEPEVPTLSWCGRIDPIKDLETLIRAYAFMREEMPALRLRLFGPVPAGCEDYKLGLEKLAAELGVSDGISYEGRITEVAKAYAAGSVVMLSSISEGFPFSIIEAMSCGRTTVSTDVGGVREAVGDTGLVVPPREPETMARATLALLRDDERRAELGRMSRKRVVEKFTLDQSVDGFRHIYRGLALEKDASRPVLPLQVGDAWTPGLADPWYKELAADGSLW; encoded by the coding sequence ATGAGCCATGGGCGTCATGTCACCATGCTCACCGAAGGCACCTACCCGCACGTCCACGGGGGCGTCAGCACCTGGTGCGACCAACTGGTCCGCGGTATGCCGGAGGTCGACTTCAACGTCATAGCCCTGACCGGCTCGGGACGCGAGCCGGTCACCTGGGAACTGCCGCGCAACGTCTACCGCCACACCGCCGTTCCGCTCTGGGGGCCCCCGCCGGCCCGCAGGCTCCGCTCCGGTCTGCGGGGCAAGGCGCAGCGCCGCTTCACCGAGATCTACGAGACCTTCCTGCTCTCCCTGCTCGACCCCGCGCGCGGGGGCTTCTCCGACTCCCTGCGCGAACTGGCCCTGCTGGCCCGGGCCGGCCGGCTCGCCCCGGCCCTGCGCTCCGAGTCGGTCCTGCGCCTGCTGATGGAGGTCTGGACCCGTCCCGGCCTCCTGACCGCCGAGGCCGAGCCGACCATCCACGACGCGCTCACCGCCACCGACCTGCTGGAACACGCGCTGCGCCCGCTGTCCGTGCGGATCCCGCCCGACAGCGTCGCCCACGCCGTCAGCAGCGGACTGGCCACCCTCCCGGCGCTCGCCGCCAAGTACCTCGACAAGGTGCCGTTCCTCCTCACCGAGCACGGCATCTACCTGCGCGAGCGCTACCTCGGCTACCGCAGCGCCGAACAGCGCTGGCCCGTCAAGGCCCTCATGCTCGGCTTCTACCGCGAGCTCAACACCGAGGGCTACCGGCAGGCCGACCTGATCACCCCGTGCAACCAGTACAACCGCCGCTGGGAGGAGCGCGGGGGCGCCGACTCCGAGCGGATCCGCACGGTCTACAACGGCGTCGATCCGCACGCCTTCCCCGAGGCCGGCCCCGAACCGGAGGTGCCCACCCTCAGCTGGTGCGGCCGCATCGACCCGATCAAGGACCTCGAAACCCTCATCAGGGCCTACGCGTTCATGCGCGAGGAGATGCCCGCCCTGCGGCTGCGCCTCTTCGGCCCGGTCCCGGCCGGCTGCGAGGACTACAAGCTGGGGCTGGAGAAGCTCGCCGCGGAACTCGGGGTGTCCGACGGGATCTCCTACGAAGGCCGCATCACCGAGGTCGCCAAGGCCTACGCGGCCGGCTCCGTCGTGATGCTCTCCTCCATCAGCGAGGGCTTCCCCTTCTCCATCATCGAGGCCATGTCCTGCGGCCGCACCACCGTCTCCACCGACGTGGGCGGGGTCCGCGAGGCCGTGGGCGACACCGGCCTCGTCGTCCCGCCGCGCGAGCCCGAGACCATGGCCCGCGCCACCCTCGCCCTGCTCCGCGACGACGAACGCCGCGCCGAACTGGGCCGGATGTCCCGCAAACGGGTGGTGGAGAAGTTCACCCTCGACCAGTCCGTGGACGGCTTCCGCCACATCTACCGCGGCCTCGCCCTCGAGAAGGACGCGAGCCGACCCGTCCTGCCCCTCCAGGTGGGCGACGCGTGGACCCCGGGTCTCGCCGACCCCTGGTACAAGGAACTGGCCGCCGACGGGAGCCTGTGGTGA